In a single window of the Papaver somniferum cultivar HN1 chromosome 8, ASM357369v1, whole genome shotgun sequence genome:
- the LOC113302900 gene encoding F-box protein CPR1-like → MYCPPRRIYILCFDISNAIMLSIPLPEIISPSIASPGEVHKSVGVLGDRICVALWDSVRLDVWVMQEYRVKESWINLFTTSRVPHSNQMPSWKPLLCFDDGKILVDYEFEDLLILDPTIEAARLVGVRDIPMGDNRESYVETIASLGSSTYLERRITDETVKNPKQRRMRGGRHQTT, encoded by the exons ATGTATTGCCCCCCACGCCGTATCTATATTTTGTGTTTTGATATCAGCAATGCGATAATGCTTAGTATCCCATTACCTGAAATTATTAGCCCCTCTATAGCTTCTCCTGGAGAAGTTCATAAAAGTGTGGGAGTGTTGGGAGACCGCATTTGTGTAGCGTTATGGGATTCTGTTAGACTTGATGTGTGGGTGATGCAGGAGTACAGAGTAAAGGAATCTTGGATAAATTTATTTACCACAAGCCGAGTACCGCACTCGAATCAAATGCCTTCTTGGAAGCCACTATTGTGCTTTGACGATGGGAAAATTCTTGTAGATTATGAATTTGAGGACTTGCTTATATTGGATCCAACAATTGAAGCAGCTAGATTAGTGGGGGTCCGTGATATCCCTATGGGCGATAATCGAGAGAGTTATGTGGAGACCATAGCCTCACTTGGCTCTAGTACTTATCTGGAAAGGCGGATTACAGATGAGACCGTGAAGAATCCCAAACAACGACGAATGAG GGGTGGAAGACATCAAACAACTTGA